One window from the genome of Gloeocapsa sp. DLM2.Bin57 encodes:
- a CDS encoding serine/threonine protein kinase, with translation MNSDRNLNRIIAKRYRLVELIGTGAMGQVYRAEDKVLGNATVAVKFLSQTLLNDKMRERFEREATICANLAEKSIHIVGVRDYGIDENKVPYYIMEFLQGRALNDIIQEEEILLPRFLSLTRQICLGLDCAHKGIIFKGKHSPIIHRDIKPSNIYVLQDPTIGELVKVLDFGIAKLIQSDRSQTHSFMGTLAYCSPEQMEGKELDNRSDIYSLGIMMYEMLTNEMPILPETSSFPGWYKAHHEFPPKSFNPRLHISQDLQNVILKCLAKKPEARFQSVGEIIPILEKIPHQEQQNHYPEKPSAPKPPQLGSFPSQVTQTPTIISKVDEFYLQASWPMDKPQQKIVFPKTMNVGDGIYPTLWVMLEQQDIINRMSSIRYNQFLYLGSPHPMVLWITVLYHQEHGPRWLPCYLDFKTDSGLQIGRLLSDIGNYAILFFGLNEPQKCRHVMKSTIAPHQRDLLKQWSQGASGVKHYGKPQISKRLLKQEFEKLKPKIVEKLVKLRASQQSR, from the coding sequence ATGAATAGCGATCGCAATCTTAACCGCATCATTGCCAAACGTTATCGTCTCGTAGAGTTAATCGGGACAGGTGCTATGGGTCAAGTATATCGTGCTGAGGATAAAGTACTCGGCAATGCCACTGTAGCTGTTAAGTTCCTTTCCCAAACTCTACTCAATGACAAAATGCGCGAAAGATTTGAGCGAGAAGCGACTATTTGTGCTAACTTGGCTGAAAAAAGTATTCATATCGTGGGTGTTCGAGACTATGGCATCGATGAGAATAAAGTACCTTACTATATCATGGAATTCCTGCAAGGTCGCGCTCTTAACGATATTATCCAAGAAGAGGAAATCCTCCTACCTCGCTTTTTATCTTTAACTCGTCAAATTTGTTTAGGTTTAGACTGTGCTCATAAAGGGATAATTTTTAAAGGCAAACATTCTCCCATTATTCATCGTGATATTAAACCAAGCAATATATATGTGTTACAAGACCCCACAATAGGAGAACTAGTTAAGGTTTTAGACTTTGGTATTGCCAAATTAATTCAATCAGATCGCTCCCAAACCCATTCTTTTATGGGTACTCTCGCTTATTGCTCTCCCGAGCAAATGGAAGGAAAAGAGTTAGATAATCGAAGCGATATTTATAGTCTCGGTATCATGATGTATGAGATGTTAACCAATGAGATGCCCATACTTCCTGAGACATCTTCTTTTCCAGGTTGGTATAAAGCCCATCACGAGTTTCCCCCTAAATCTTTTAACCCTAGACTACATATTTCTCAAGATTTACAGAATGTAATTCTCAAATGTCTAGCTAAAAAACCAGAAGCTAGATTTCAATCTGTCGGTGAAATTATCCCAATTCTCGAAAAAATCCCTCATCAAGAGCAACAAAACCACTACCCCGAGAAACCATCAGCTCCAAAACCTCCACAGTTAGGCTCTTTTCCCAGTCAAGTAACCCAAACCCCCACCATTATCTCTAAGGTAGATGAATTTTACCTACAAGCTTCTTGGCCCATGGATAAACCCCAACAAAAAATAGTGTTTCCCAAAACCATGAATGTGGGAGATGGTATCTATCCTACTCTCTGGGTAATGTTGGAGCAACAAGACATTATTAATCGTATGTCTAGTATCCGTTATAATCAATTTCTTTATCTAGGCTCACCCCATCCCATGGTTTTGTGGATTACCGTGTTATACCACCAAGAACATGGTCCACGTTGGTTGCCCTGTTATTTAGACTTTAAAACAGATAGTGGGTTACAAATAGGACGTTTATTATCAGATATAGGGAATTATGCTATTTTATTCTTTGGTTTAAATGAACCGCAAAAATGCAGACACGTCATGAAGAGTACTATAGCTCCCCATCAACGTGATTTATTAAAACAATGGTCTCAAGGAGCTAGTGGAGTCAAACACTATGGTAAACCTCAAATCAGTAAACGTCTGTTAAAACAAGAATTTGAGAAACTCAAACCCAAAATAGTTGAAAAGCTCGTTAAACTGAGAGCTTCTCAACAATCTCGCTAA
- a CDS encoding universal stress protein: protein MSKTCLICTDFTDGLERLTEFVPDLAQSNLTHVIFFHSVSLEKQGQVPREDSRAIKEAEAKLGSAILLGLPEGVKVSVEVYAGNPVEGVKRILDKYHVDLVIVGTPIRSGWKETIFGSTSTGIAKLTESPILIIRPQLISTYTREELSLRCQHLLRYLLIPYDDGENSHYCVKRLKEHVEGFPETTIKKCMLLTVVEEVRRSKELTESKMSQAQAKLAEVQKQLEGVALEVNTEVREGDPIAETLKAALHSDISAIVIASDYQTNPLDWTVSSFANDILHRSWYPVLLFSPKR from the coding sequence TTAACAGAGTTTGTACCTGATTTAGCTCAGAGCAATCTTACACACGTTATTTTTTTTCATAGCGTATCTTTAGAAAAACAAGGACAAGTACCTCGGGAAGATTCCCGAGCTATTAAAGAGGCTGAAGCTAAACTAGGATCTGCTATCTTATTAGGGTTACCTGAAGGGGTAAAAGTATCTGTAGAAGTATATGCAGGAAATCCCGTAGAAGGGGTAAAAAGGATTTTAGATAAGTATCACGTAGATCTAGTTATTGTAGGAACTCCTATCCGTAGCGGTTGGAAAGAGACGATCTTTGGTAGTACCAGTACAGGAATTGCTAAATTAACTGAATCCCCTATTCTAATTATTCGTCCTCAGTTGATTTCTACTTACACTAGAGAAGAATTATCTCTACGTTGTCAGCATTTGCTACGCTATTTGTTAATTCCCTATGACGACGGAGAAAATTCTCACTACTGTGTTAAACGTCTCAAAGAACACGTAGAGGGTTTTCCTGAAACCACAATCAAAAAATGTATGCTTCTTACTGTAGTAGAAGAGGTCAGAAGATCTAAAGAGTTAACCGAGAGCAAAATGTCACAAGCTCAAGCTAAGCTAGCTGAAGTGCAAAAACAGTTAGAAGGGGTGGCTTTAGAAGTTAATACAGAAGTCAGAGAAGGTGATCCTATTGCTGAAACCTTAAAAGCGGCTTTACACTCTGATATTAGCGCGATTGTCATTGCTAGTGATTATCAGACTAACCCCTTAGATTGGACTGTTTCTAGCTTTGCTAATGATATCTTGCATCGGAGTTGGTATCCTGTTTTATTGTTCTCTCCTAAACGTTAG